One window from the genome of Musa acuminata AAA Group cultivar baxijiao chromosome BXJ1-4, Cavendish_Baxijiao_AAA, whole genome shotgun sequence encodes:
- the LOC135652083 gene encoding inactive poly [ADP-ribose] polymerase RCD1-like — MNRKVLDKSEGVMHNLKRKRESGACFTTFGHGLVANPQIPDLRGCNIKRCTNDFSCSIQSQILNKYCNFTKSGLPCRVLSFEDGEWKDFAENIISLVQEDFRLKKAITEAYFKNQHFLLDFVHMVYIDLKTGLQKPIAWIDADGKCYFPEVCPENYGLNRYHQHGKGKQVDMICDPNGTHEIDARLEISVSAAESSSSGSDDEVMSNVKRIKREENPLCAQGNETVGENEPCPFLPSDISALESWQEKKVRPAGDPRVSAVLDLLLKSLGQVIDAKDILRILKTPAKNDLGMVRFSLFQEQAMVTQKVRGNANVRYAWLSTSKDVVEEVMSKGVLKKPIQKPAFGNGIHLAPANCSNIRASCSDIDENGVVHMMLCRVIMGNMELIPTGSMQHQPSHENFDSGIDDLQNPKRYIIWDLNMHTHIYAEYIVTLNLPTNAKEGLDREASISNVSALTNSYSPHSFFQDKCQPSPVVGNQSTGLLSGRAPKTPTSPWMPFSMLFAAISTKVPLEDMDLVNTHYEDFKKKKISRIDLIKKLRQIVGDKLLVSTIMRLQHTLPPMARHPPPKSWSTELQNKPGNGGSPSLFPGSC, encoded by the exons ATGAACCGAAAGGTATTGGATAAAAGTGAAGGTGTTATGCACAATCTGAAGAGGAAGAGAGAATCTGGTGCATGTTTCACTACTTTTGGCCATGGCCTAGTAGCAAATCCACAAATCCCAGATCTAAGGGGTTGCAACATAAAGCGTTGTACAAATGATTTCAGCTGCAGTATTCAGAGTCAAATTCTCAATAAATATTGCAATTTCACAAAAAGTGGTTTGCCATGTCGGGTGCTATCTTTCGAGGATGGTGAATGGAAAGATTTTGCTGAGAATATCATCAGTTTGGTCCAGGAAGATTTCCGGCTAAAGAAGGCAATTACTGAAGCATATTTTAAGAATCAGCACTTTTTGTTGGACTTTGTCCACATGGTATACATTGATCTGAAAACGGGTTTACAGAAACCGATTGCTTGGATTGATGCAGATGGGAAATGTTATTTCCCAGAAGTATGTCCTGAAAATTATGGATTAAATAGATACCATCAAcatggcaagggcaaacaagttgACATGATTTGTGATCCAAATGGGACACATGAAATTGATGCCCGTTTGGAGATTTCTGTTAGTGCAGCTGAAAGCTCAAGTTCAGGATCTGATGATGAGGTTATGTCCAATGTCAAGAGGATCAAGAGAGAAGAAAATCCTTTATGTGCTCAAGGCAATGAGACTGTTGGAGAAAATGAGCCATGTCCATTTCTCCCTTCAGATATTTCTGCTTTAGAAAGTTGGCAAGAAAAGAAGGTTAGACCTGCTGGTGATCCGCGAGTCAGTGCTGTGCTGGACTTGTTACTTAAGAGTTTGGGCCAAGTAATTGATGCAAAGGACATTCTTAGGATCCTTAAAACTCCAGCAAAAAATGACTTAGGTATGGTTCGATTTAGCCTTTTTCAAGAGCAAGCTATGGTCACCCAAAAAGTCCGTGGCAATGCAAATGTTCGTTATGCCTGGCTTAGTACCTCCAAGGATGTTGTGGAAGAGGTGATGTCAAAGGGAGTTTTGAAGAAACCTATACAGAAGCCTGCTTTTGGCAATGGCATTCATCTGGCACCGGCAAATTGTTCAAATATACG TGCAAGCTGTTCTGATATTGACGAAAATGGTGTTGTCCATATGATGTTGTGCCGTGTAATTATGGGGAACATGGAGCTGATTCCGACGGGATCCATGCAGCATCAGCCCAGCCATGAAAATTTTGACAGTGGCATAGATGATCTTCAAAATCCAAAGCGTTATATTATATGGGACTTGAATATGCATACTCATATTTATGCAGAATATATTGTAACTTTAAACTTGCCAACCAATGCTAAAG AAGGTTTGGACAGGGAAGCCAGTATATCTAATGTATCTGCTTTGACAAATTCTTATTCACCTCACAGTTTTTTTCAG GATAAGTGTCAGCCATCTCCAGTTGTGGGAAATCAATCTACAGGTTTATTGTCAGGCCGAGCTCCAAAAACTCCAACTTCACCATGGATGCCATTCTCAATGTTGTTTGCTGCAATTTCAACTAAAgtacctcttgaagacatggattTAGTTAATACTCATTATGAAGATTTTAAG aagaagaagataagCAGGATTGACCTGATTAAAAAGTTACGGCAGATAGTTGGTGATAAATTGTTGGTTTCTACAATAATGAGGCTGCAACACACG TTACCACCAATGGCCAGACATCCACCTCCAAAATCCTGGTCCACGGAGCTGCAAAACAAGCCTGGAAATGGTGGAAGCCCCTCCTTGTTTCCAGGTTCGTGTTAG
- the LOC135652090 gene encoding 9-cis-epoxycarotenoid dioxygenase NCED1, chloroplastic-like: protein MDVLLISSSSSVSATSRRLRMLGPSRLPPPTSSSFPPPFLRISAVRIEEKPRAAEPKTKTAPTSTTTTTTTTTTPYQDNKQDSGISQRTNHRPIPPRLQPAPVSRVRAAPSPQATFCNALDELINNFIDPPVLRPSVDPRHVLSNNFAPVDELPPTSCPVVRGAIPRCLAGGAYIRNGPNPQHLPRGPHHLFDGDGMLHSLLLPPAGSDGMAPAILCSRYVRTYRYLLERDAGAPVLPSIFSAFHGAAGMARGAVSAVRVLTGQMNPAEGVGLANTSLAFFGGRLYALGESDLPYAVRVSSDDGDVATLGRCDFEGRLFMGMTAHPKKDPVTGELFAFRYGPVPPFLTYFWFDSDGNKSGDDVPIFSMRQPSFLHDFAITERYAIFPDLQIVMKPMDMVLGGGAPVGSDNGKVPRIGVLPRYATSEAEMRWFEVPGFNPVHALNAWEDGDELVLVAPNVLSVEHALDRMELVHSCLEMVRIDLRSGAVSRTPMSAANIDFGVINPRYMGRKNRYAYLGVGDPMPKISGVVKLDLTLAGKSDCVVARRDFGSTCFGGEPFFVADGEREGEDEGYVVSYVHDEGSGESRFVVMDARSPDLDIVAEVLLPHRVPYGFHGLFVSQAELRSQRP from the coding sequence ATGGATGTCCTCCTGATCTCATCGTCTTCCTCAGTGTCGGCCACCTCCCGCCGGCTCCGAATGCTTGGTCCCTCCAGGCTTCCACCACCAACATCCTCCTCCTTTCCTCCTCCTTTCCTCCGCATATCGGCCGTTAGAATAGAGGAGAAACCTCGTGCCGCGGAGCCCAAAACCAAAACTGCTCCcacatccaccaccaccaccaccaccaccaccaccaccccgtATCAGGATAACAAACAGGACTCAGGAATCAGCCAGCGGACCAACCACAGGCCAATTCCTCCCCGTCTCCAGCCAGCACCAGTGTCACGAGTACGAGCAGCACCCTCCCCGCAGGCGACCTTTTGCAACGCACTCGACGAGCTCATCAATAACTTCATTGATCCACCCGTTCTCCGTCCCTCCGTCGATCCGCGCCACGTCCTGTCCAACAACTTCGCTCCAGTGGACGAGCTTCCTCCGACATCCTGTCCCGTGGTCCGCGGCGCCATACCACGCTGCCTCGCCGGAGGCGCCTACATCCGCAACGGACCCAACCCTCAGCACCTTCCCAGAGGGCCTCATCATCTCTTCGACGGGGACGGCATGCTCCACTCGCTCCTTCTCCCCCCGGCAGGGAGCGACGGAATGGCCCCCGCCATCCTCTGCTCCCGCTACGTTCGCACTTACAGGTACCTCCTCGAGCGCGATGCGGGCGCCCCTGTCCTCCCCAGCATATTCTCCGCCTTCCACGGAGCCGCAGGTATGGCGCGCGGCGCTGTTTCTGCCGTCAGGGTACTGACGGGGCAGATGAACCCGGCCGAGGGGGTGGGCCTCGCGAACACTAGCTTGGCCTTTTTTGGTGGCCGACTCTACGCTCTGGGCGAGTCGGACCTGCCCTATGCCGTGCGCGTGTCTTCAGATGACGGCGACGTTGCCACGCTGGGCCGCTGTGACTTCGAGGGGCGGCTCTTCATGGGGATGACCGCCCACCCCAAGAAGGATCCTGTCACGGGGGAGCTGTTTGCCTTCCGTTATGGTCCCGTCCCTCCCTTCCTCACTTATTTCTGGTTTGACTCCGACGGGAACAAGTCGGGAGACGACGTGCCCATCTTCTCGATGCGGCAGCCATCGTTCCTGCATGACTTCGCAATCACAGAACGATACGCTATCTTCCCGGACCTCCAGATTGTGATGAAACCGATGGATATGGTTTTGGGCGGGGGTGCGCCGGTAGGGTCGGACAACGGGAAGGTGCCTCGCATCGGAGTGCTCCCTCGCTACGCCACCTCCGAAGCAGAGATGCGCTGGTTCGAGGTGCCCGGCTTCAACCCCGTCCACGCGCTCAACGCGTGGGAAGATGGGGACGAGCTAGTGCTGGTGGCCCCCAACGTCCTCTCCGTCGAGCACGCCTTGGACAGGATGGAGCTCGTCCACAGCTGCTTGGAGATGGTGCGGATTGACCTTCGGAGCGGAGCCGTGTCGCGGACACCGATGTCGGCGGCCAACATCGACTTTGGTGTCATAAATCCTCGTTATATGGGCCGGAAAAACCGCTATGCCTACCTTGGGGTGGGTGATCCGATGCCCAAGATATCTGGGGTCGTCAAGCTCGACTTGACATTGGCCGGCAAGAGCGACTGCGTGGTGGCTCGGCGGGACTTCGGTTCAACCTGCTTCGGAGGAGAGCCGTTCTTCGTGGCCGATGGGGAGAGAGAGGGGGAGGACGAAGGGTACGTGGTTTCTTACGTGCACGACGAGGGGAGTGGCGAATCGAGATTCGTGGTGATGGACGCTCGATCGCCGGACTTGGACATCGTTGCGGAGGTCCTGCTGCCGCACCGTGTTCCTTACGGATTTCACGGGCTCTTTGTGTCTCAGGCTGAGCTACGATCACAACGCCCGTAG
- the LOC135652087 gene encoding homeobox-leucine zipper protein ROC3-like isoform X1, translated as MYGDCQVLSSMVSGNVASPDSLFASPIQNPNLGFMANMPPFNAFSSIIPKEEGLMLIGRGVSKEEEMESGSGSGPLDGVLSCGEEHDNELQQQPPSQQQQQPVAKRKRYHRHTTRQIQEMEALFKECPHPDEKQRMKLSQELSLKPRQVKFWFQNRRTQMKAQQDRADNVVLRAENESLKNENFRLQAAIQNVVCPNCGGPAILGEMSFDEQQLRIENARLKDELERLSCIASRYSGRQQQPLGPAPPILLPSLDLDMGIYSRHFKEPPVVSCNDIIPVPQISDQASPFSGMLILDQDKPLVLDLAITAADHLVRMCRTNGPLWIRRDGRTTEVLDLEEHAKNFSWPMDLKQQHGEVRTEASRDSAMVIMNSITLVDAFLDADKWMGLFPSVVSKATTVQVLSPGVAGHGNGCLHLLHAELQFLSPLVPAREAHFFRYLQHNSEEGTWIIVDFPVDGCVDGLQTSLPWYRRRTSGCVIQDMPNGYSKVMWVEHAEVEDKPVHQIFDQFVSTGVAFGATRWVSTLQRQCERLASLLARNIADLGVIPTPEARKNMMKLSQRMMRTFCASVHASGMQSWTALSESSDDTIRVTTRKNTEPGQPNGVILTAVSTTWLPFSHQQVFELLTDEQRRSQLDVLSSGNSLHEVAHIANGSHPRNCVSLLRVNAASNSSHSVELLLQESSTHPSGGSIVVYATIDVDAVQVAMSGEDPSYIPLLPTGFVISPAAPPNAVINSSDGSSSTIGCLLTIGMQVLASAVPSAKLNLSSVTAINNHLRNTVQQISAVLGGGAAAQPAAMAPEQ; from the exons ATGTATGGAGATTGCCAAGTGCTGTCATCCATGGTGAGTGGTAATGTTGCGTCACCCGATTCACTCTTCGCCTCTCCGATCCAAAACCCTAACCTCGGCTTCATGGCCAACATGCCCCCTTTCAACGCTTTCTCCTCTATCATTCCG AAGGAGGAGGGGCTGATGTTGATTGGGAGGGGAGTGAGCAAAGAAGAGGAGATGGAGAGTGGGTCTGGTAGCGGACCCTTGGACGGAGTGCTTAGCTGCGGCGAGGAACATGATAACGAGTTGCAACAACAACCACcatcgcagcagcagcaacagccggTTGCCAAGAGGAAGCGCTACCACCGCCACACCACCCGACAGATTCAAGAAATGGAAGC GTTGTTTAAGGAATGTCCGCACCCGGACGAGAAGCAGAGGATGAAGCTAAGCCAAGAACTCAGCCTCAAACCTCGGCAGGTCAAGTTCTGGTTCCAGAACCGCCGGACCCAGATGAAG GCGCAACAAGACCGGGCGGACAACGTGGTACTGCGAGCCGAGAACGAGAGCCTGAAGAACGAGAACTTCCGGCTGCAGGCTGCGATTCAGAACGTCGTCTGCCCCAACTGCGGCGGCCCGGCGATCCTCGGCGAGATGTCTTTCGACGAGCAGCAACTGCGCATCGAAAACGCCCGACTCAAGGACGAG CTCGAACGTCTATCCTGCATCGCATCCCGCTATAGTGGCCGGCAACAGCAGCCGTTAGGTCCCGCACCGCCTATACTGCTCCCCTCGCTGGATCTCGACATGGGCATCTACTCGAGGCACTTCAAGGAGCCGCCAGTGGTGAGTTGCAATGACATAATCCCCGTTCCACAGATCTCCGACCAAGCCTCTCCCTTCTCTGGCATGCTCATCCTGGACCAAGATAAGCCGTTGGTTCTGGACCTAGCAATCACGGCGGCGGATCACTTAGTCAGGATGTGCCGTACGAACGGGCCACTATGGATTAGAAGAGATGGTCGCACCACGGAGGTCTTGGATTTGGAAGAGCATGCAAAAAACTTCTCCTGGCCGATGGACTTGAAACAGCAGCATGGAGAGGTTAGGACCGAGGCTTCCAGGGACAGCGCCATGGTCATTATGAACAGCATTACGTTGGTCGATGCCTTCCTGGATGCC GACAAATGGATGGGGCTGTTTCCTTCCGTCGTCTCGAAGGCTACAACAGTTCAGGTGTTGAGTCCAGGAGTCGCTGGTCATGGCAATGGCTGCTTGCATCTG TTGCACGCAGAGCTGCAATTTCTATCTCCTCTGGTGCCTGCGCGTGAGGCTCATTTCTTCCGGTACCTCCAACACAATTCAGAAGAAGGTACTTGGATCATTGTTGATTTCCCTGTCGATGGCTGCGTCGATGGCCTTCAAACGTCCCTCCCCTGGTATAGAAGGAGGACCTCTGGTTGTGTCATCCAAGATATGCCCAATGGGTATTCCAAG GTGATGTGGGTAGAACATGCAGAGGTGGAGGATAAACCAGTGCATCAGATATTTGATCAATTTGTCAGCACCGGCGTGGCGTTTGGAGCAACACGCTGGGTTTCAACCCTGCAAAGGCAATGTGAGCGGCTTGCAAGCCTTCTGGCCAGAAATATTGCCGACCTTGGAG TGATCCCCACCCCGGAGGCAAGAAAGAATATGATGAAGCTGTCACAGAGAATGATGAGAACGTTCTGCGCCAGCGTACACGCCTCCGGAATGCAATCTTGGACAGCTCTTTCTGAATCATCCGATGACACAATCAGGGTGACAACCAGGAAAAATACTGAACCTGGCCAGCCAAATGGTGTTATTCTCACTGCTGTCTCGACAACATGGCTTCCCTTCTCTCATCAACAGGTGTTCGAGCTTTTGACGGACGAGCAAAGGAGGTCTCAG TTGGATGTTCTCTCAAGCGGTAACTCCTTACATGAGGTGGCTCATATCGCCAATGGTTCGCACCCAAGGAACTGCGTCTCGCTTCTGCGTGTTAAT GCGGCAAGCAACTCCTCCCACAGTGTGGAGCTCCTGCTTCAAGAAAGTAGCACTCACCCCTCCGGCGGCAGCATCGTCGTGTACGCTACCATCGACGTCGACGCCGTCCAGGTGGCGATGAGCGGCGAGGACCCGTCCTATATTCCCCTCCTCCCAACTGGCTTCGTCATCTCGCCCGCTGCCCCACCAAACGCCGTCATCAACAGCAGCGATGGTTCGTCCAGTACCATCGGATGCCTGCTCACAATCGGCATGCAGGTTCTGGCCAGCGCAGTCCCATCTGCCAAGCTCAACCTATCCAGCGTCACCGCCATCAACAACCACCTCCGCAACACCGTGCAACAGATCAGCGCCGTGCTCGGCGGTGGCGCCGCGGCCCAGCCGGCTGCTATGGCGCCGGAACAATAG
- the LOC135652087 gene encoding homeobox-leucine zipper protein ROC3-like isoform X2 yields the protein MYGDCQVLSSMVSGNVASPDSLFASPIQNPNLGFMANMPPFNAFSSIIPEEGLMLIGRGVSKEEEMESGSGSGPLDGVLSCGEEHDNELQQQPPSQQQQQPVAKRKRYHRHTTRQIQEMEALFKECPHPDEKQRMKLSQELSLKPRQVKFWFQNRRTQMKAQQDRADNVVLRAENESLKNENFRLQAAIQNVVCPNCGGPAILGEMSFDEQQLRIENARLKDELERLSCIASRYSGRQQQPLGPAPPILLPSLDLDMGIYSRHFKEPPVVSCNDIIPVPQISDQASPFSGMLILDQDKPLVLDLAITAADHLVRMCRTNGPLWIRRDGRTTEVLDLEEHAKNFSWPMDLKQQHGEVRTEASRDSAMVIMNSITLVDAFLDADKWMGLFPSVVSKATTVQVLSPGVAGHGNGCLHLLHAELQFLSPLVPAREAHFFRYLQHNSEEGTWIIVDFPVDGCVDGLQTSLPWYRRRTSGCVIQDMPNGYSKVMWVEHAEVEDKPVHQIFDQFVSTGVAFGATRWVSTLQRQCERLASLLARNIADLGVIPTPEARKNMMKLSQRMMRTFCASVHASGMQSWTALSESSDDTIRVTTRKNTEPGQPNGVILTAVSTTWLPFSHQQVFELLTDEQRRSQLDVLSSGNSLHEVAHIANGSHPRNCVSLLRVNAASNSSHSVELLLQESSTHPSGGSIVVYATIDVDAVQVAMSGEDPSYIPLLPTGFVISPAAPPNAVINSSDGSSSTIGCLLTIGMQVLASAVPSAKLNLSSVTAINNHLRNTVQQISAVLGGGAAAQPAAMAPEQ from the exons ATGTATGGAGATTGCCAAGTGCTGTCATCCATGGTGAGTGGTAATGTTGCGTCACCCGATTCACTCTTCGCCTCTCCGATCCAAAACCCTAACCTCGGCTTCATGGCCAACATGCCCCCTTTCAACGCTTTCTCCTCTATCATTCCG GAGGAGGGGCTGATGTTGATTGGGAGGGGAGTGAGCAAAGAAGAGGAGATGGAGAGTGGGTCTGGTAGCGGACCCTTGGACGGAGTGCTTAGCTGCGGCGAGGAACATGATAACGAGTTGCAACAACAACCACcatcgcagcagcagcaacagccggTTGCCAAGAGGAAGCGCTACCACCGCCACACCACCCGACAGATTCAAGAAATGGAAGC GTTGTTTAAGGAATGTCCGCACCCGGACGAGAAGCAGAGGATGAAGCTAAGCCAAGAACTCAGCCTCAAACCTCGGCAGGTCAAGTTCTGGTTCCAGAACCGCCGGACCCAGATGAAG GCGCAACAAGACCGGGCGGACAACGTGGTACTGCGAGCCGAGAACGAGAGCCTGAAGAACGAGAACTTCCGGCTGCAGGCTGCGATTCAGAACGTCGTCTGCCCCAACTGCGGCGGCCCGGCGATCCTCGGCGAGATGTCTTTCGACGAGCAGCAACTGCGCATCGAAAACGCCCGACTCAAGGACGAG CTCGAACGTCTATCCTGCATCGCATCCCGCTATAGTGGCCGGCAACAGCAGCCGTTAGGTCCCGCACCGCCTATACTGCTCCCCTCGCTGGATCTCGACATGGGCATCTACTCGAGGCACTTCAAGGAGCCGCCAGTGGTGAGTTGCAATGACATAATCCCCGTTCCACAGATCTCCGACCAAGCCTCTCCCTTCTCTGGCATGCTCATCCTGGACCAAGATAAGCCGTTGGTTCTGGACCTAGCAATCACGGCGGCGGATCACTTAGTCAGGATGTGCCGTACGAACGGGCCACTATGGATTAGAAGAGATGGTCGCACCACGGAGGTCTTGGATTTGGAAGAGCATGCAAAAAACTTCTCCTGGCCGATGGACTTGAAACAGCAGCATGGAGAGGTTAGGACCGAGGCTTCCAGGGACAGCGCCATGGTCATTATGAACAGCATTACGTTGGTCGATGCCTTCCTGGATGCC GACAAATGGATGGGGCTGTTTCCTTCCGTCGTCTCGAAGGCTACAACAGTTCAGGTGTTGAGTCCAGGAGTCGCTGGTCATGGCAATGGCTGCTTGCATCTG TTGCACGCAGAGCTGCAATTTCTATCTCCTCTGGTGCCTGCGCGTGAGGCTCATTTCTTCCGGTACCTCCAACACAATTCAGAAGAAGGTACTTGGATCATTGTTGATTTCCCTGTCGATGGCTGCGTCGATGGCCTTCAAACGTCCCTCCCCTGGTATAGAAGGAGGACCTCTGGTTGTGTCATCCAAGATATGCCCAATGGGTATTCCAAG GTGATGTGGGTAGAACATGCAGAGGTGGAGGATAAACCAGTGCATCAGATATTTGATCAATTTGTCAGCACCGGCGTGGCGTTTGGAGCAACACGCTGGGTTTCAACCCTGCAAAGGCAATGTGAGCGGCTTGCAAGCCTTCTGGCCAGAAATATTGCCGACCTTGGAG TGATCCCCACCCCGGAGGCAAGAAAGAATATGATGAAGCTGTCACAGAGAATGATGAGAACGTTCTGCGCCAGCGTACACGCCTCCGGAATGCAATCTTGGACAGCTCTTTCTGAATCATCCGATGACACAATCAGGGTGACAACCAGGAAAAATACTGAACCTGGCCAGCCAAATGGTGTTATTCTCACTGCTGTCTCGACAACATGGCTTCCCTTCTCTCATCAACAGGTGTTCGAGCTTTTGACGGACGAGCAAAGGAGGTCTCAG TTGGATGTTCTCTCAAGCGGTAACTCCTTACATGAGGTGGCTCATATCGCCAATGGTTCGCACCCAAGGAACTGCGTCTCGCTTCTGCGTGTTAAT GCGGCAAGCAACTCCTCCCACAGTGTGGAGCTCCTGCTTCAAGAAAGTAGCACTCACCCCTCCGGCGGCAGCATCGTCGTGTACGCTACCATCGACGTCGACGCCGTCCAGGTGGCGATGAGCGGCGAGGACCCGTCCTATATTCCCCTCCTCCCAACTGGCTTCGTCATCTCGCCCGCTGCCCCACCAAACGCCGTCATCAACAGCAGCGATGGTTCGTCCAGTACCATCGGATGCCTGCTCACAATCGGCATGCAGGTTCTGGCCAGCGCAGTCCCATCTGCCAAGCTCAACCTATCCAGCGTCACCGCCATCAACAACCACCTCCGCAACACCGTGCAACAGATCAGCGCCGTGCTCGGCGGTGGCGCCGCGGCCCAGCCGGCTGCTATGGCGCCGGAACAATAG